A region from the Sphingopyxis lindanitolerans genome encodes:
- a CDS encoding GGDEF domain-containing protein has translation MDIAGGARLAVDRAGFVSVDSIEDQLRELRRERDGLRRENRILKIAVAELERVSERDTLTPLFNRRYFLTAIHQRLARFERHAETAAVVFVDVNQLKYINDSFGHAAGDFALMEIAKRLGESIRASDVAARIGGDEFGLILDQSSEEGARVQVNRLRHMLSATPASYDGHDIALSACFGVAMLCAGATESEILATADRDMYRCKQAQDADSPARHR, from the coding sequence ATGGATATCGCAGGGGGGGCACGGTTAGCGGTCGATCGGGCCGGCTTTGTATCCGTCGACTCCATCGAGGACCAACTGCGCGAATTGCGCCGCGAACGCGACGGACTGCGCCGCGAAAACCGCATCCTGAAGATCGCGGTCGCCGAGCTTGAGCGCGTGTCCGAGCGCGATACGCTGACTCCGCTGTTCAACCGCCGCTATTTCCTGACCGCGATCCACCAGCGGCTCGCGCGCTTCGAACGCCACGCCGAAACCGCCGCGGTCGTTTTTGTCGACGTCAACCAGCTCAAATATATCAACGACAGCTTCGGTCACGCCGCGGGCGACTTTGCGCTGATGGAAATCGCCAAGCGTCTGGGCGAATCGATTCGCGCGAGCGATGTCGCGGCGCGGATCGGCGGCGACGAATTCGGGCTGATCCTCGACCAGTCGAGCGAGGAGGGCGCGCGCGTCCAGGTCAACCGGCTGCGCCACATGCTGAGCGCGACGCCGGCTAGCTATGACGGACACGACATCGCGCTGTCGGCCTGTTTCGGGGTCGCGATGCTGTGCGCCGGGGCAACCGAGTCCGAGATATTGGCGACCGCCGACCGCGACATGTATCGCTGCAAGCAGGCGCAGGACGCCGATTCGCCCGCGCGGCACCGCTAA
- the purE gene encoding 5-(carboxyamino)imidazole ribonucleotide mutase, translating to MDDAAPQVGVIMGSQSDWPTMAHAVHILEEFGIAHDVRIVSAHRTPGRLIAYAKGAADRGLKAIIAGAGGAAHLPGMVASMTRVPVLGVPVQSAALSGVDSLYSIVQMPGGVPVATFAIGKAGATNAGLFAAALLANTDPDLAQRLDDWRAAQTDGVAPTPVREG from the coding sequence ATGGACGATGCGGCCCCGCAGGTGGGCGTGATCATGGGCAGCCAGTCGGACTGGCCGACCATGGCGCATGCGGTCCATATCCTCGAGGAGTTCGGGATCGCGCACGACGTGCGGATCGTCTCGGCGCACCGCACCCCCGGCCGGCTGATCGCCTATGCGAAGGGCGCGGCGGATCGGGGACTCAAGGCGATCATCGCGGGCGCCGGCGGCGCCGCACACCTGCCCGGCATGGTCGCATCGATGACGCGCGTTCCGGTGCTCGGCGTCCCCGTGCAATCGGCGGCGCTCAGCGGCGTCGACAGCCTCTATTCGATCGTCCAGATGCCCGGCGGCGTCCCGGTGGCGACCTTCGCGATCGGCAAGGCGGGGGCGACCAATGCCGGCCTGTTCGCCGCCGCGCTGCTCGCCAATACCGACCCCGATCTGGCGCAGCGGCTCGACGATTGGCGCGCGGCCCAAACCGACGGCGTCGCTCCCACCCCCGTTCGCGAGGGCTGA
- a CDS encoding 5-(carboxyamino)imidazole ribonucleotide synthase has protein sequence MLSPGSTIGILGGGQLGRMLGLAAAQLGYKVHIYAPDAESVAAEVTAHHSQAAWDDEPRLAAFAAACDIVTFEFENVPVDTVRFLSGHVAVHPGVRALEIAQDRLAEKAFVADLGGRTAPFAAVPDRAALDSALAAIGAPAILKTVRLGYDGKGQARLASADDADAAWDAIGRHAAILEGFVAFAHEFSVILVRGIDGEVRFWDSSVNVHENGILATASLPPPSIILGQQDEARAMMAKVADALDYVGVLTGEFFATDAGPVFNEMAPRVHNSGHWTIEGAVTSQFENHIRAIAGLPLGSTACGPLPVVMRNLIGDQIAEVPDLLADENCHVHHYSKTEVREGRKLGHATWVGFAAGPPPA, from the coding sequence GTGCTCTCCCCGGGTTCGACGATCGGCATATTGGGCGGCGGCCAGCTCGGCCGGATGCTTGGCCTCGCAGCCGCGCAGCTCGGCTACAAGGTTCACATCTATGCCCCCGATGCCGAAAGCGTCGCGGCCGAAGTCACCGCGCACCACAGCCAGGCCGCGTGGGACGACGAACCGCGCCTTGCCGCCTTCGCCGCCGCCTGCGACATCGTCACCTTCGAGTTCGAGAATGTCCCCGTCGATACCGTCCGCTTCCTGTCGGGCCATGTCGCGGTGCACCCCGGCGTGCGCGCGCTCGAAATCGCGCAGGACCGCCTCGCCGAAAAGGCTTTCGTCGCCGACCTCGGCGGCCGCACCGCCCCCTTCGCCGCCGTCCCCGACCGCGCCGCGCTCGATAGCGCGCTCGCCGCCATCGGCGCACCCGCGATTCTCAAGACCGTGCGCCTGGGCTATGACGGCAAGGGACAGGCGCGCCTCGCGAGCGCCGATGACGCCGATGCCGCGTGGGACGCGATCGGCCGCCACGCGGCGATCCTCGAAGGCTTCGTCGCTTTCGCGCATGAATTTTCGGTGATCCTCGTCCGCGGCATCGACGGCGAGGTCCGCTTCTGGGATTCATCGGTCAACGTCCACGAGAACGGCATCCTCGCCACCGCCAGCCTGCCGCCGCCGTCCATCATCCTGGGTCAGCAGGACGAAGCGCGCGCGATGATGGCAAAGGTCGCCGATGCGCTCGACTATGTCGGGGTGCTCACCGGCGAATTTTTCGCCACCGACGCCGGGCCGGTGTTCAACGAAATGGCGCCGCGCGTCCACAACAGCGGCCACTGGACGATCGAGGGTGCGGTCACGAGCCAGTTCGAAAATCACATCCGCGCCATCGCCGGCCTGCCGCTCGGCAGCACTGCCTGCGGTCCGCTGCCGGTCGTGATGCGCAATCTGATCGGCGACCAGATCGCGGAGGTCCCCGACCTGCTCGCCGACGAAAACTGCCACGTCCACCATTATAGCAAGACCGAGGTGCGCGAAGGCCGGAAACTCGGCCACGCGACATGGGTGGGTTTCGCGGCCGGACCCCCTCCCGCATGA
- a CDS encoding dihydrofolate reductase, with amino-acid sequence MNRPEITLILARAANGVIGADGRMPWHLPADLRRFKQLTMGRPMIMGRKTFDSLPAILAGRRHIVLTRDPDWHEEGAEPAPSVDEALKRANAPQVMVIGGAEIHSLFLPMADRIELTEVALEPAGDATIAYPDANDWQEIAREDHAASDGRPAYSFVTFTRRPD; translated from the coding sequence ATGAACCGCCCCGAAATCACCCTGATCCTCGCGCGCGCCGCCAATGGCGTGATCGGCGCCGACGGCCGGATGCCGTGGCACCTTCCCGCCGACCTCCGCCGCTTCAAACAGCTCACCATGGGGCGCCCGATGATCATGGGGCGCAAGACCTTCGACAGCCTGCCCGCGATCCTTGCCGGTCGCCGCCACATCGTGCTGACCCGCGACCCCGACTGGCACGAGGAGGGCGCCGAGCCCGCGCCGAGCGTCGACGAAGCCCTCAAACGCGCCAACGCGCCGCAGGTGATGGTGATCGGCGGCGCCGAAATCCACAGCCTCTTCCTGCCCATGGCCGACCGCATCGAATTGACCGAGGTCGCGCTGGAGCCCGCGGGCGACGCGACGATCGCCTATCCCGATGCCAACGACTGGCAGGAGATCGCGCGCGAGGATCATGCCGCAAGCGACGGCCGCCCGGCCTACAGCTTCGTCACCTTCACCCGCAGGCCGGACTAG
- a CDS encoding dipeptidase, with protein sequence MRRWLMAILALLLVAAAAFFLLAPGMIERGTNKIDGKPLLAVSDHARALHKTLTIVDLHSDSLLWSRNFLDRGTRGHMDLPRLEDGNVALQILSSTTKSPKGQNYDANSGDTDNITMLAIAQLQPVRTWNSLLERSLWHAEKLHRAAAASAGKLIAVATPAELDALLAARQVKTPPPVGAMMSVEGLHNLEGNIDNLDKLYAAGIRMAGITHFFDNEFAGSMHGLKKGGLTPLGREVVRRMEAKGMIVDVAHCSHACVADILKMARRPVVSSHGGVQATCKVNRNLTDDEIRGVAATGGVVGIGYWDAAVCDTSPASVARAMKHVRDLVGIPYVALGSDYDGATTVRFDTSKLVQVTEALIEAGFTDDEIRAAMGGNAIRVLRAGLVPLTPPAP encoded by the coding sequence ATGCGTCGCTGGCTGATGGCTATCCTCGCGCTGCTGCTCGTCGCAGCCGCCGCTTTCTTCCTCCTCGCGCCGGGGATGATCGAACGCGGCACCAACAAGATCGACGGCAAGCCGCTGCTGGCCGTCAGCGACCACGCGAGGGCGCTGCACAAGACGCTGACGATCGTCGACCTGCACAGCGACAGCCTGTTGTGGAGCCGCAATTTCCTCGATCGCGGCACCCGCGGCCATATGGACCTGCCGCGCCTCGAAGACGGCAATGTCGCGCTGCAAATCCTCTCCAGCACCACCAAGTCGCCCAAGGGGCAGAATTACGACGCGAACAGCGGCGATACCGACAATATCACGATGCTGGCGATCGCCCAGCTTCAGCCGGTGCGGACATGGAATTCGCTGCTCGAACGCTCGCTCTGGCACGCCGAAAAATTGCACCGCGCCGCCGCCGCCTCGGCGGGCAAGCTGATCGCGGTCGCGACCCCGGCCGAACTCGACGCGCTGCTCGCCGCACGGCAAGTGAAGACGCCGCCGCCGGTCGGCGCGATGATGAGCGTCGAGGGGCTGCACAATCTCGAAGGCAATATCGACAATCTGGACAAGCTCTACGCCGCGGGCATCCGCATGGCGGGGATCACGCACTTTTTCGACAATGAATTCGCGGGGTCGATGCACGGCCTGAAAAAGGGCGGCCTCACCCCCCTCGGCCGCGAGGTCGTGCGGCGGATGGAAGCGAAAGGCATGATCGTCGACGTCGCCCATTGCAGCCACGCCTGCGTCGCCGACATCCTCAAGATGGCGCGTCGCCCCGTCGTCTCCAGCCATGGCGGGGTGCAGGCGACGTGCAAGGTCAACCGCAACCTCACCGACGACGAGATTCGCGGGGTCGCCGCGACCGGCGGCGTGGTCGGCATCGGCTATTGGGACGCCGCGGTCTGCGACACCTCGCCCGCCAGCGTCGCCAGGGCGATGAAGCATGTCCGCGACCTCGTCGGCATCCCATATGTCGCGCTCGGCAGCGACTATGACGGCGCGACCACCGTCCGTTTCGACACATCGAAGCTGGTGCAGGTGACCGAGGCGCTGATCGAGGCGGGCTTCACCGACGACGAGATCCGCGCCGCGATGGGCGGCAACGCGATCCGCGTGCTGCGCGCGGGACTGGTCCCGCTGACGCCGCCTGCCCCATGA